In Methanothermococcus thermolithotrophicus DSM 2095, one DNA window encodes the following:
- the carB gene encoding carbamoyl-phosphate synthase large subunit codes for MPKREDIKKILIIGAGPIIVGQACEFDYSGSQACKALKELGYEIVLVNSNPATIMTDPEMADKIYIEPLVPEVVEKIIEKEKPDAILPTLGGQTALNLAVELADKGILDKHDVELIGAKLDAIRKAEDRELFKEACKKVGVDVLKSEVAYTVEESLSIAEKLGYPVVVRPAFTLGGTGGGVAFNPEELKSIASKGLEYSLKNQILIEESIIGWKEYEYEVIRDLNDNVIIVCTIENIDPMGIHTGDSITVAPTQTLSDEEYQLLRDYSIKIIREIGVETGGSNIQFAVNPENGRIVAIEMNPRVSRSSALASKATGYPIAKVAAKLAVGLTLDEIKNEITGTSAAFEPTIDYVVVKIPRWDFDKLPGVDDTLTTQMKSVGEVMAIGRTFEEAFLKALRSLDLYNTKYQFDEKRLNYTNPKGGIGRIYDLFEILKIKDVDEVYKITKIDPWFLNKMKNIIELESSIKSDKSGAKNLDYETLLKLKKYGLSDKIIADISGKSEKEIRNLRKEYNIFPKYKMVDTCGAEFEAKTPYYYSTYNDEEDELEIGGNNNNNNNIGKSSNNNKSNKIIVLGSGPNRIGQGIEFDYCCVHTIKSLKEEGFETIMVNCNPETVSTDFDLADRLYFEPLYPEDVLNIIEKENPYGVVVQVGGQTPLNLSKYIPDDIIIGTPKESIDLVEDREKFSNILNELKIPQPPNGIVFDEETALEVAEKIGYPVLVRPSYVLGGRAMHIVYNREELKNYMNEAVMISPELPILIDKFLEDAIEVDVDAVCDGEDVFIGGIMEHIEEAGIHSGDSACVIPPQTLSKDIIDTIKDYTKRLALRLKIKGLINIQYAIKDDTVYVLEANPRASRTIPYLSKAIGISLAKIAAKIMVGKKLKDLNLVEKIPDKVCVKEAVFSYGKWPNAEISLCPEMKSTGEVMGIDKDFGLAYYKAQLAAGMELPLAGTVFISVNDDDKNKLIPIAKNFEDLGFKIVATEGTYNVLTNNGIAVEKVFKISEGRPNIIDLIKSRKIDLIINTPKGSASKEDEYLIKRTAIDYKIPYITTTDGAKAAFNAIKNMKDGDIEVYSIN; via the coding sequence ATGCCAAAAAGAGAAGATATTAAAAAAATACTGATTATAGGTGCAGGTCCAATAATTGTTGGGCAGGCGTGTGAATTTGATTATTCTGGTTCCCAGGCATGTAAAGCCTTAAAAGAACTGGGGTATGAAATAGTCCTTGTAAATTCAAATCCTGCAACAATAATGACTGACCCTGAGATGGCAGACAAAATATATATAGAACCGTTGGTGCCTGAGGTCGTTGAAAAAATTATTGAGAAGGAAAAGCCTGATGCAATACTGCCCACCCTTGGAGGACAGACTGCACTAAACTTGGCAGTTGAACTGGCGGATAAAGGAATTCTTGATAAACATGATGTTGAACTGATTGGGGCAAAGTTAGATGCCATTAGAAAAGCGGAAGATAGGGAGCTCTTTAAAGAAGCCTGTAAAAAAGTTGGAGTGGATGTGTTAAAAAGTGAAGTTGCATATACTGTGGAAGAATCCCTGAGTATTGCAGAAAAATTAGGCTACCCTGTAGTAGTTAGACCTGCATTTACCCTTGGGGGAACCGGAGGAGGTGTAGCATTTAACCCAGAAGAGTTAAAATCAATAGCTTCAAAGGGATTAGAATATAGCCTTAAAAATCAAATCTTGATAGAAGAGAGCATAATTGGTTGGAAGGAATATGAATATGAAGTAATTAGGGATTTAAACGACAATGTAATTATAGTATGCACCATTGAAAATATTGACCCTATGGGGATACATACAGGAGACAGTATTACAGTAGCTCCAACCCAAACACTCAGTGATGAAGAATATCAATTATTAAGAGACTATTCCATAAAAATCATTAGAGAAATTGGGGTTGAGACCGGCGGAAGTAATATTCAATTTGCAGTTAATCCAGAAAATGGGAGAATTGTGGCCATTGAAATGAACCCAAGGGTAAGCAGGAGCTCCGCACTTGCAAGTAAGGCAACAGGTTATCCAATTGCGAAGGTTGCCGCAAAATTGGCTGTTGGTTTAACCCTTGATGAGATTAAAAACGAAATAACTGGGACTTCCGCAGCATTTGAACCTACAATAGATTATGTTGTTGTAAAGATTCCAAGATGGGATTTTGATAAACTTCCTGGCGTGGATGACACCTTAACAACCCAGATGAAAAGTGTTGGGGAGGTTATGGCGATTGGTAGGACTTTTGAAGAGGCATTTTTAAAGGCATTGAGAAGTTTGGACCTTTACAATACTAAATATCAATTTGATGAGAAGAGATTAAATTATACAAATCCAAAAGGCGGGATAGGTAGAATATATGATTTATTTGAAATTTTAAAAATAAAGGATGTTGATGAAGTTTATAAAATAACTAAAATAGACCCTTGGTTTCTGAATAAGATGAAAAATATAATAGAACTGGAGAGCTCTATAAAAAGTGATAAAAGTGGTGCAAAAAATCTTGACTATGAAACCCTTTTAAAGTTAAAAAAATATGGACTGTCCGATAAAATAATAGCCGACATCTCGGGAAAATCAGAAAAAGAAATAAGAAATCTAAGAAAAGAATATAACATATTCCCCAAATATAAAATGGTCGATACCTGCGGTGCAGAATTTGAGGCAAAAACCCCTTACTACTATTCAACCTATAATGACGAGGAAGATGAACTAGAAATAGGTGGAAATAATAATAACAATAACAATATTGGCAAGAGTTCTAACAATAACAAAAGTAATAAAATCATAGTATTGGGCTCGGGACCAAACAGAATAGGTCAAGGTATAGAATTTGATTATTGCTGTGTCCATACGATAAAATCATTAAAGGAAGAAGGTTTTGAAACCATAATGGTAAATTGCAACCCTGAAACAGTTAGCACCGATTTTGATTTAGCAGATAGACTTTACTTCGAGCCGTTATATCCCGAGGATGTTTTAAATATAATCGAAAAAGAAAACCCCTACGGCGTTGTAGTTCAAGTTGGGGGACAAACTCCCCTTAATCTATCGAAATACATTCCTGACGATATAATTATTGGGACTCCAAAAGAATCCATTGATTTAGTTGAGGATAGGGAGAAATTCTCAAATATATTGAATGAATTAAAAATACCACAACCGCCAAATGGAATAGTATTTGATGAGGAAACAGCCTTAGAAGTGGCAGAAAAAATCGGATATCCTGTATTGGTTAGACCTTCCTATGTGCTCGGTGGAAGAGCCATGCATATAGTGTATAATAGGGAGGAATTAAAAAATTACATGAACGAGGCAGTAATGATTTCACCGGAGCTCCCAATCCTAATTGATAAGTTTTTGGAAGATGCTATTGAAGTGGATGTAGATGCAGTTTGCGATGGTGAAGATGTATTTATTGGAGGGATAATGGAACATATAGAAGAGGCAGGCATACATAGTGGAGATAGTGCCTGTGTAATACCGCCCCAAACACTTTCAAAAGACATTATAGACACCATAAAGGACTACACAAAAAGATTGGCGTTGAGGTTAAAAATCAAAGGTTTGATAAATATCCAGTATGCCATAAAAGATGATACAGTATATGTTTTGGAGGCAAATCCAAGGGCAAGTAGGACAATACCTTATTTAAGTAAAGCTATTGGCATATCCCTTGCAAAGATTGCAGCAAAAATCATGGTAGGCAAAAAATTAAAAGATTTAAACCTTGTGGAAAAAATACCTGATAAAGTATGCGTCAAGGAGGCTGTATTTTCATACGGCAAATGGCCAAATGCAGAGATCTCCCTATGTCCTGAAATGAAATCCACAGGAGAAGTTATGGGCATAGATAAGGATTTTGGACTGGCATATTATAAGGCACAACTGGCTGCTGGTATGGAGCTCCCATTAGCAGGAACTGTATTTATAAGTGTAAATGATGATGATAAAAACAAATTAATACCAATAGCAAAAAATTTTGAAGATTTAGGATTTAAGATAGTGGCAACAGAAGGAACCTATAATGTATTAACCAATAACGGAATAGCAGTAGAAAAAGTATTCAAAATAAGCGAAGGGAGACCAAATATAATTGATTTAATAAAATCTAGAAAGATAGATTTGATTATAAATACTCCAAAGGGAAGTGCATCAAAAGAGGACGAATATCTGATAAAAAGAACAGCAATAGATTATAAAATACCATACATTACCACAACTGATGGAGCAAAGGCAGCATTTAATGCCATTAAAAATATGAAAGACGGAGATATTGAAGTATATAGTATAAATTAA
- the carA gene encoding glutamine-hydrolyzing carbamoyl-phosphate synthase small subunit has protein sequence MTKAVLILEDGTVMQGHGFGAEGIAIGEIIFCTGMTGYVEALTDPSYKGQILTMTYPLIGNYGVNEEWFESDGIKVEGFVVKENCSVPSHHKSKKSIDEFLKEYNICGISDIDTRKLTKKIRTYGTMKAAIGVGDIDNEELLKKVKSHKNISELNLVPEVCTDKPIILGNGKKTVVLIDCGVKKSIVNQLIKKNVNLVIVPYDSNYKDILEYNPNGVFISNGPGDPSILKETINTVKNLIGKVPIYGICLGHQIISLALGAKTRKLKFGHHGLNQPIKDLENGRVYITSQNHNFAVSDLPDCMNITQINLNDNSIEGIKHKELPIVGVQYHPEAHPGPHDTYGFFDDFEKIIKQY, from the coding sequence ATGACAAAAGCCGTATTAATTTTGGAAGATGGGACTGTTATGCAGGGTCATGGATTTGGTGCAGAGGGTATTGCGATTGGGGAAATTATATTCTGTACAGGTATGACGGGATACGTAGAAGCATTGACTGACCCATCTTATAAAGGTCAAATATTAACCATGACATATCCGTTAATTGGAAACTATGGTGTAAATGAAGAATGGTTCGAATCCGATGGAATAAAAGTGGAAGGTTTTGTTGTAAAAGAAAATTGTTCAGTTCCTAGCCACCATAAATCTAAAAAAAGCATTGATGAATTTTTAAAAGAATATAATATATGTGGAATATCCGATATTGACACAAGAAAATTAACAAAAAAAATAAGGACCTATGGGACTATGAAGGCCGCCATAGGAGTTGGGGATATTGATAATGAGGAATTATTGAAAAAGGTTAAATCTCATAAAAATATTTCAGAATTAAATTTAGTTCCTGAGGTATGTACGGATAAACCAATAATATTGGGAAATGGTAAAAAAACCGTGGTTTTAATTGACTGTGGAGTTAAAAAATCCATAGTAAATCAGCTAATTAAAAAGAACGTAAATTTGGTTATTGTTCCATATGATTCAAATTATAAAGATATATTGGAATATAATCCAAATGGGGTGTTTATCTCAAATGGGCCGGGAGATCCTTCAATTCTAAAAGAAACAATAAATACTGTGAAAAACCTTATAGGCAAAGTTCCAATCTATGGAATATGTCTAGGACATCAAATAATATCGCTGGCACTTGGTGCTAAAACGAGAAAATTAAAATTTGGCCATCATGGATTAAACCAGCCCATTAAGGATTTGGAAAATGGAAGGGTATATATCACTTCCCAAAATCACAACTTTGCAGTTTCTGATTTACCCGATTGTATGAATATTACTCAGATTAATTTAAACGATAACAGCATTGAGGGAATAAAACATAAGGAATTACCGATCGTTGGTGTTCAATATCATCCAGAGGCTCATCCTGGTCCCCATGACACATATGGGTTCTTTGACGATTTTGAGAAGATTATTAAACAATATTGA
- the porB gene encoding pyruvate synthase subunit PorB, with the protein MKITDIPKEEYLAPGARACAGCPELLALRLALKICGEDTIVIAPTGCMEVITTIYPETAWRVPFIHVAFENAAAVASGIEKAMKRLGKKTNIVVFAGDGGTADIGFQALSGAVEREHNILYICTDNEAYANTGKQRSGTTPYGASTTTSPAGKYSIGKPEEKKNMPFIVAAHGAPYVATASVGYPIDFLKKVEKALSFDGFKYIHVHAPCPTGWGFHSKDGIKIAKLAVQSGLWALYEIENKEFKMNYKNKKIPVKDYLSIQKRFRHLSEIEIEHIQESVDESWEAFLEHNNKKILI; encoded by the coding sequence ATGAAAATCACAGATATTCCAAAAGAAGAATATTTAGCACCAGGAGCAAGAGCCTGTGCTGGATGTCCAGAACTTCTTGCCTTAAGATTGGCTTTAAAAATATGTGGAGAGGACACAATTGTCATTGCACCAACTGGATGTATGGAAGTCATTACTACAATATATCCTGAAACTGCCTGGAGGGTGCCATTTATACATGTTGCATTTGAAAATGCTGCAGCAGTTGCAAGCGGCATAGAAAAAGCCATGAAAAGACTGGGTAAAAAGACAAATATCGTAGTATTTGCTGGAGATGGTGGAACCGCAGATATTGGTTTTCAGGCATTATCGGGAGCAGTAGAACGCGAACACAATATACTATACATCTGTACCGATAACGAAGCATACGCAAACACTGGAAAACAGAGGAGCGGGACTACCCCTTATGGGGCATCAACAACTACCAGCCCTGCTGGAAAATACAGTATTGGAAAGCCCGAAGAAAAAAAGAACATGCCATTTATTGTGGCTGCCCACGGAGCTCCCTATGTTGCCACTGCGTCAGTAGGTTATCCCATTGATTTCCTAAAAAAGGTTGAAAAGGCATTATCCTTTGATGGATTCAAATATATTCATGTGCATGCCCCATGCCCCACTGGGTGGGGATTTCACAGTAAAGATGGAATAAAAATCGCAAAATTGGCTGTTCAATCTGGATTGTGGGCGCTTTACGAAATTGAAAATAAAGAATTTAAGATGAACTATAAAAATAAAAAAATACCGGTAAAAGATTATTTAAGCATCCAGAAGAGATTTAGACACCTTTCAGAGATTGAAATTGAGCACATACAAGAAAGTGTGGATGAAAGCTGGGAGGCATTTTTAGAGCACAATAATAAAAAAATCCTAATTTAA
- a CDS encoding transketolase C-terminal domain-containing protein, with product MQGMTGHMAVATAVKNSSVDVVAAYPITPQSEIVEIIAKFIADGEMDCEYIPVESEHSALSAVIGASACGVRTFTASCGPGVALFHELIPCASGLRLPIVTAITNRSYSAPISIWSDHIDALAQRDSGAIQMFCESNQEAHDSVIMAYKICENKNVLLPAMVSLDGFILSHTVEPVNPLDNETIESFLPELDLEYKLDPESPYTLGPVGGPNIYMELKYQQEQAMENARIVMEKTFKEFEELTGRKYEFIEEYRTEDAEIVILTMGAITTTARFIVDELRKEGKKVGLIKLKVFRPFPKEELKKILSRFEKIGVIDKNISFGSGGIVAHEVKSCLYDLDSKPIVKNFIVGLGGRDVTYDDFRTIFRLLEDNNPKEITWIGVNL from the coding sequence ATGCAAGGAATGACCGGACATATGGCAGTTGCCACTGCGGTGAAAAATTCAAGTGTCGATGTGGTGGCAGCATATCCAATTACCCCCCAAAGTGAAATTGTTGAGATAATAGCAAAATTTATTGCCGACGGTGAGATGGATTGCGAGTATATTCCAGTAGAATCCGAACACAGTGCATTGAGTGCAGTAATTGGGGCTAGTGCCTGCGGGGTTAGAACATTTACCGCATCTTGCGGACCTGGTGTAGCATTATTTCACGAGCTCATCCCATGTGCTTCGGGACTTAGGTTACCCATTGTTACAGCAATTACTAACAGGTCATATTCTGCTCCAATATCGATATGGTCAGACCATATAGATGCCCTTGCTCAAAGGGACAGTGGGGCAATTCAGATGTTTTGTGAGAGTAATCAAGAGGCTCATGATTCAGTGATAATGGCATACAAAATATGTGAAAATAAAAATGTATTATTGCCTGCAATGGTATCTCTCGATGGATTTATATTATCACATACTGTCGAACCAGTAAATCCACTGGATAATGAAACAATTGAAAGTTTTCTTCCAGAATTGGATTTAGAATATAAATTAGACCCTGAAAGCCCTTACACATTGGGACCAGTTGGAGGTCCAAATATCTACATGGAGCTGAAATATCAACAGGAACAAGCCATGGAGAATGCTAGAATTGTTATGGAAAAAACTTTTAAAGAATTTGAAGAGCTCACTGGAAGGAAGTATGAATTCATTGAAGAATATCGGACCGAAGACGCAGAAATTGTTATTTTAACTATGGGGGCAATAACCACCACTGCACGATTTATTGTAGATGAACTAAGGAAAGAGGGAAAAAAAGTAGGATTGATTAAATTAAAGGTATTTAGGCCATTCCCAAAAGAAGAACTGAAAAAAATACTTTCAAGGTTTGAAAAAATAGGAGTAATTGATAAAAATATAAGCTTTGGGTCCGGTGGAATTGTGGCCCATGAAGTTAAATCATGCCTTTATGATTTGGATAGTAAACCTATTGTAAAAAACTTTATTGTTGGATTGGGCGGTAGGGATGTAACTTATGACGATTTTAGAACCATATTTAGATTATTAGAGGATAACAATCCAAAAGAAATTACATGGATAGGTGTTAATCTATGA
- a CDS encoding 4Fe-4S binding protein produces MTLDYNNIIIGGVLPPGTSVENKTGGWRTYKPIIDYENCNSCLFCWLYCPDGVVIVEDDKITIDYDFCKGCGICEVECPKNAIKMIEED; encoded by the coding sequence ATGACATTAGATTATAATAATATAATCATAGGTGGTGTGCTTCCACCTGGAACAAGCGTAGAAAACAAAACTGGAGGTTGGAGGACCTATAAACCAATTATTGACTATGAAAACTGTAATTCATGTCTTTTCTGCTGGCTCTACTGCCCCGATGGAGTGGTAATTGTTGAGGATGATAAAATAACAATTGACTACGATTTTTGCAAGGGATGTGGAATTTGCGAAGTTGAATGTCCAAAAAATGCTATAAAAATGATAGAGGAGGACTAA
- a CDS encoding pyruvate ferredoxin oxidoreductase subunit gamma: MDEIRFHGRGGQGAVTAAEILAIASLKEGKFCQAFPFFGPEKRGAPVTSYVRISDSEIKTRTQIYNPNYVMVLDPTVINDPTVDVVQGLDDGTIIVNTKEPIEFEGQNTYTIDATKLAIETLGVPITNTVMIGAFLAIYDNISLDSVISIISERFPKKLADKNILAVKRAYDEMKKVVV; this comes from the coding sequence ATGGATGAAATAAGATTTCATGGCAGGGGAGGTCAAGGGGCAGTTACCGCCGCAGAAATTCTTGCCATAGCTTCTTTAAAAGAGGGAAAATTTTGTCAAGCTTTTCCATTTTTTGGCCCTGAAAAGAGGGGAGCTCCTGTAACTTCCTATGTTAGAATAAGCGACAGTGAAATTAAAACAAGAACTCAAATATACAATCCAAATTATGTGATGGTTCTAGACCCAACGGTTATAAATGACCCTACTGTGGATGTTGTCCAAGGACTGGATGATGGAACCATAATTGTGAATACAAAGGAGCCTATCGAGTTTGAGGGCCAAAATACCTATACAATAGATGCCACTAAACTTGCCATTGAAACTCTGGGGGTTCCAATTACAAATACCGTCATGATTGGAGCATTTTTGGCAATATATGACAATATCTCATTGGATTCAGTTATTTCAATCATATCAGAAAGATTTCCAAAAAAACTTGCTGATAAAAATATATTGGCCGTTAAAAGGGCATATGATGAGATGAAAAAGGTGGTCGTATGA
- a CDS encoding permease, translating into MINMYAIYISLEHSLNFFLKALPYIILGFVISTYLKIKLKGDLRKRFVHILDNSKKSIILASFIGGILPLCSASGVPVANAMSSKGANLGTSMAFIVSASSINPIGILLSLSLLGYKLAIVQVLASMLLSVFVGLIFYNEKVVFCGFESKNNKNGFFDVFIEQFKKFLPSITLGFLISGFVMTYVSKETILLILSNNLYSYFYVSIIRIFIFLCPHAMVPIIKAVAIDGISKGLIISFLISAPTLGLPLLMAMKRCYGKKLTLKYLIGVIVGSGIIGILFDKFINF; encoded by the coding sequence ATGATTAATATGTACGCTATTTATATCTCACTGGAACACTCCCTAAACTTCTTTTTAAAGGCATTACCTTATATTATATTGGGTTTTGTTATATCCACATATTTAAAGATAAAATTGAAAGGAGATTTGAGAAAAAGGTTTGTTCATATATTGGATAACTCAAAAAAATCCATAATTTTAGCATCTTTTATTGGAGGGATCCTACCATTATGTTCTGCAAGTGGGGTGCCTGTAGCAAATGCCATGAGCTCAAAGGGGGCAAACTTAGGAACTAGTATGGCATTTATTGTTTCAGCATCTTCAATAAATCCTATTGGTATTTTACTATCTCTTTCGTTGTTAGGGTATAAACTAGCAATTGTGCAGGTTTTAGCATCAATGCTATTATCAGTATTTGTAGGTTTGATATTCTACAATGAAAAAGTAGTATTTTGTGGATTTGAATCCAAAAATAACAAAAATGGTTTTTTTGATGTGTTCATTGAGCAGTTTAAAAAATTTTTACCATCTATAACTTTGGGATTTTTAATTTCTGGATTTGTAATGACCTATGTCTCAAAAGAAACCATTCTGTTAATTCTTTCCAATAACCTATACTCGTATTTTTATGTTTCAATAATAAGAATATTCATCTTCTTATGCCCTCATGCAATGGTACCAATTATAAAGGCAGTTGCAATAGATGGTATATCAAAAGGATTGATAATTTCGTTTTTAATTTCAGCTCCTACTTTGGGACTTCCTTTACTAATGGCTATGAAAAGATGTTATGGGAAAAAACTAACATTAAAATATTTGATTGGAGTTATCGTTGGAAGCGGGATAATTGGAATACTCTTTGATAAATTTATAAATTTTTAA
- a CDS encoding 4Fe-4S binding protein gives MNFKELFNKVNAIIPIFIKYGIFIGVIPTVILVIFRCPYMIPFLACDMCPVVDCPSKYYRRPFVAFVIGYMFLFRKDFCSGVCPFGTLNDIIYKIRRKISKSVVKLPLELKLSFNFLRYTIFAFAIIAIINGNPRYYIPIHTSDLITSIELTLMTVGNEYYTRLLLVLGGLFLAILIPRFWCRFLCPYGTAIQLTKKGIRKTKNKLKCIVVCNFK, from the coding sequence ATGAATTTTAAAGAATTATTTAATAAGGTAAACGCTATTATCCCAATTTTCATAAAATACGGAATTTTTATTGGCGTAATCCCCACAGTTATTTTAGTTATATTCAGATGTCCATATATGATCCCATTTTTAGCATGTGACATGTGTCCTGTTGTTGACTGCCCTTCCAAATACTATAGGCGACCTTTTGTTGCATTTGTTATTGGATACATGTTTTTGTTTAGAAAAGATTTCTGTAGTGGAGTATGTCCATTTGGAACTTTAAACGATATAATTTACAAAATAAGAAGAAAAATTTCAAAAAGTGTTGTTAAACTACCATTGGAACTAAAATTATCGTTTAATTTTTTAAGATATACAATATTTGCCTTTGCAATAATTGCAATAATAAATGGAAATCCAAGGTATTACATTCCAATCCATACCAGTGATTTAATAACTTCAATAGAATTGACCTTAATGACTGTTGGAAATGAATATTACACAAGGTTATTATTGGTATTGGGAGGATTGTTCCTAGCCATATTAATACCAAGATTCTGGTGTAGATTTTTGTGCCCTTATGGTACTGCAATCCAATTAACAAAAAAAGGAATAAGGAAAACGAAAAACAAACTCAAATGTATAGTGGTGTGCAACTTTAAGTAA
- the modA gene encoding molybdate ABC transporter substrate-binding protein, which translates to MRKHALFMVGLIAITLMFSGCVSDTQATSPAEATATAAKSAGALKTLVVYSCGGPTEALQEVNSVFEKRYNCKVEFTGASAGTLRKALEKGAYADVFLPRSIKHSKILTNESLMEPDYKIYQFTEWVIITPKGNPKNITKLEDLLRDDVIVYTNSKAKIPEIKALKPKKELIEKIYEKSSKDYDCYRKMLKEVANGNADAAIVERRCTTLEGIKGNVEVIDIPREYLDMQKGVFTIGVMKNSKNKDLAYKYMEFVLSDEGQSILAKHGFYPVKSEKGQEILNNYYSEYKDIAPQQ; encoded by the coding sequence ATGAGAAAACATGCATTATTCATGGTAGGGCTTATTGCAATAACCCTAATGTTTTCTGGATGTGTGTCAGACACTCAAGCAACATCACCTGCAGAAGCTACCGCTACAGCTGCAAAATCTGCAGGAGCTCTAAAAACTTTAGTGGTCTACAGTTGTGGAGGTCCAACAGAGGCACTCCAAGAAGTAAATTCAGTTTTTGAAAAAAGATACAACTGTAAAGTAGAATTCACAGGAGCATCAGCTGGAACTTTAAGAAAGGCGTTAGAAAAAGGTGCTTATGCTGACGTATTTTTACCAAGAAGTATCAAACATTCAAAAATATTAACAAACGAAAGTTTAATGGAACCAGACTATAAAATCTACCAATTTACAGAATGGGTAATAATAACTCCAAAAGGAAACCCTAAGAACATAACTAAATTAGAAGATTTATTGAGAGATGATGTTATAGTTTACACAAACTCAAAAGCAAAGATTCCAGAAATAAAAGCATTAAAACCAAAAAAAGAATTAATCGAAAAAATCTATGAAAAAAGTTCAAAAGATTACGACTGCTACAGAAAGATGTTAAAAGAAGTTGCCAATGGAAATGCAGATGCAGCAATAGTTGAGAGAAGATGCACCACATTGGAAGGAATAAAAGGAAACGTTGAAGTTATAGATATTCCAAGAGAATACCTTGATATGCAAAAAGGTGTTTTCACAATAGGAGTTATGAAAAACTCAAAGAATAAGGATTTAGCATACAAATACATGGAATTTGTTTTATCAGATGAAGGACAAAGTATATTGGCAAAACACGGCTTCTATCCTGTAAAATCTGAAAAAGGTCAGGAAATCTTAAACAACTACTACTCAGAATATAAAGATATTGCACCACAACAATAA
- a CDS encoding FmdE family protein, with protein sequence MDVEWERAVEFHGHECPGLAIGYRVAKYIQNHYNKSEDEELVAIVENNSCSVDAIQHMLSCTFGKGNLIFKDNGKHAYTFYSRDNRKALRIYFKDDFFKDIEDMRKKYNKDQLTEKEKEEFIKIKKEITERILNANDEELFEVKEVDIPAPRKAKLYPSIKCEECGEYFMEIKGRIVDGKIVCKECFEKLA encoded by the coding sequence ATGGACGTAGAATGGGAAAGAGCTGTTGAATTCCATGGACATGAATGCCCAGGACTGGCAATAGGTTACAGGGTTGCAAAATATATTCAAAATCATTACAACAAGTCTGAAGATGAAGAGCTCGTGGCGATTGTAGAAAACAACTCCTGTAGTGTTGACGCAATACAGCATATGCTGAGCTGTACATTTGGGAAAGGAAATTTAATCTTTAAAGATAATGGAAAACACGCTTATACGTTTTATTCAAGGGATAACCGCAAAGCTTTAAGGATATACTTCAAAGACGATTTCTTTAAAGATATTGAAGATATGAGAAAAAAATACAACAAAGATCAATTGACAGAAAAAGAAAAAGAAGAATTTATAAAAATAAAGAAGGAAATTACTGAAAGGATATTAAATGCTAATGATGAGGAATTATTTGAAGTTAAAGAGGTTGATATTCCTGCACCAAGAAAGGCAAAATTATACCCATCCATAAAATGTGAAGAATGTGGAGAGTACTTTATGGAAATTAAAGGAAGAATCGTAGATGGAAAAATAGTTTGTAAAGAATGTTTTGAAAAATTAGCATAA
- a CDS encoding energy-converting hydrogenase B subunit P, whose translation MPKMILLPKLTMSLGGYIRETIEPYNDDEAKPFPYRNVVVGNPTDEPIKIDVPAYDENWVERHRELGLIVVPVGIDDDFVGIFKMVEEKVKRGISVEKND comes from the coding sequence TTGCCAAAGATGATCTTACTTCCAAAACTCACAATGTCCCTTGGAGGCTATATTAGGGAAACCATAGAGCCTTATAATGATGACGAAGCTAAACCATTTCCTTACAGAAATGTAGTCGTAGGAAATCCTACAGATGAACCTATAAAAATAGATGTACCTGCATACGATGAAAACTGGGTGGAAAGACATAGAGAACTTGGATTAATTGTAGTACCTGTCGGCATAGATGATGACTTCGTAGGTATATTTAAGATGGTAGAAGAAAAAGTTAAAAGAGGAATTTCGGTGGAAAAAAATGATTAA